The following proteins are encoded in a genomic region of Desulfosporosinus youngiae DSM 17734:
- a CDS encoding type II toxin-antitoxin system RelE family toxin, producing the protein MNIVITTRAKKDLEKLDKATRNRVYLALEHFVAGQRVDIKKLRGSENYRIRVGECRVIIDISKQTVTVYTFRVLHSKEAYDK; encoded by the coding sequence ATGAATATAGTCATTACTACTCGTGCAAAAAAAGATCTGGAGAAACTAGATAAAGCTACTCGAAACCGTGTATATTTAGCTCTAGAACATTTTGTTGCTGGTCAACGTGTTGATATAAAAAAGCTAAGAGGATCCGAAAATTACAGAATTAGGGTTGGGGAGTGTAGAGTTATTATAGATATTTCGAAACAAACTGTAACAGTATATACCTTTAGAGTTCTTCACAGTAAGGAAGCCTATGATAAGTAA
- a CDS encoding HD domain-containing protein, protein MSFKLFKDPIYGYVEIDSKLVSSIIDTACFQRLRNIRQTSYAPLYPASFHNRFLHSIGVYYLGKKAFNVAYKSLQDDDKTFEEDELGNIKRLFELACLLHDVGHAPFSHTGELLFLADSSNPPAIYTKLISLVEDATFTADVEHYYKNGKAAAPHEMMSCIVSLVTFKEHFQTPDERDFFSRCITGFKFRNTDKKNYDVLNCFIELLNSPIIDVDRLDYIIRDSQTTGFQSVSIDYERILNGIRIIKKDGLSLLGFHKSALSVVENVIYAHDSERKWIQNHPTILYEHFLLQHAMRSIDKLFSFSETGTRFFALESLTIEGANFGDKGKISLLADEDIFSKKRKVPGTCPER, encoded by the coding sequence TTGAGTTTCAAGCTTTTTAAGGATCCGATATATGGATATGTAGAAATTGATTCCAAACTTGTAAGTAGTATTATTGATACTGCTTGTTTTCAAAGACTTAGAAATATTAGGCAAACAAGTTATGCCCCCTTGTACCCTGCCTCATTTCACAATAGATTCTTGCATTCTATCGGCGTTTATTATTTAGGAAAAAAGGCGTTTAACGTAGCTTATAAATCACTTCAAGATGATGATAAAACATTCGAAGAAGATGAATTAGGCAACATTAAACGCCTTTTTGAATTAGCCTGTTTACTTCATGATGTAGGACATGCACCCTTTTCACATACGGGAGAGTTGCTTTTTTTAGCGGATTCATCGAATCCTCCGGCCATATATACGAAATTAATCTCCTTAGTGGAAGATGCTACCTTTACTGCTGATGTCGAACACTATTATAAAAATGGAAAAGCTGCCGCGCCCCATGAAATGATGAGTTGTATTGTTTCCTTAGTAACTTTTAAAGAGCATTTTCAAACGCCTGACGAACGCGACTTCTTTTCTCGCTGTATAACCGGATTTAAATTCCGTAATACAGACAAAAAGAATTATGATGTTTTGAATTGTTTTATCGAACTGCTGAATTCCCCAATAATTGATGTTGACAGGCTGGATTACATAATTAGAGACTCACAAACAACAGGATTTCAAAGTGTTTCCATTGATTATGAAAGGATCTTAAATGGTATCCGGATTATTAAAAAGGATGGTTTAAGCCTTTTAGGTTTCCATAAGAGTGCTTTAAGTGTAGTTGAGAATGTAATATATGCTCATGATTCGGAAAGGAAATGGATTCAAAACCATCCAACTATTTTGTACGAGCATTTCTTATTACAACATGCCATGCGAAGTATAGATAAACTTTTTTCATTTTCAGAGACCGGTACGAGGTTTTTTGCTTTAGAGTCTTTAACTATAGAAGGGGCGAACTTTGGAGATAAGGGTAAAATCTCCTTATTAGCAGATGAGGATATTTTTTCGAAGAAAAGAAAGGTTCCAGGAACCTGTCCGGAACGCTGA
- the dprA gene encoding DNA-processing protein DprA: MVTYWLWLSHLKGIGPATLRKLVDGLGSPMEVYEATREDLLSVKGLRSGLIELILSQRSLEAAKQLEDYMQKFEIKLLTYDDSRFPCYVNKFPILPAILYYRGNLQKLTSCVGIVGSRRCTSYGKGVTADAAAFLAHAGITVVSGMAKGIDSYAHTACLKAGGYTIAFLANGVDFCYPPEHQTLMEEIIKRGAIVSPYPPGIRPRQEYFPDRNKLLAAWVEKLLVVEAAKRSGALITAEYAKKYKRKVFAVPNNIHSPESAGTNHLILNGAEIYLSPDQLINSNIMEINDSLTKVPIEVKKQKQIKSFPENLQEKMILNRLDQAQSINSLTDVCSGNLSSLIELLCKMELEGKVVVIGQMVKRVQ; encoded by the coding sequence GTGGTTACATATTGGCTATGGCTTAGTCATTTAAAAGGAATAGGGCCGGCAACTTTAAGGAAACTTGTGGACGGATTGGGTTCACCCATGGAGGTATATGAAGCGACGCGCGAAGATTTGCTCAGTGTTAAGGGGCTGAGGTCCGGGCTGATTGAGCTAATATTAAGTCAGCGTTCATTAGAAGCAGCTAAACAACTTGAAGATTACATGCAAAAATTTGAAATTAAACTTTTGACCTACGATGATTCGCGTTTTCCTTGTTATGTAAATAAGTTTCCAATCCTTCCAGCGATACTTTATTACCGCGGGAATTTACAAAAACTGACCTCGTGTGTTGGAATAGTTGGAAGCCGTCGCTGTACCTCCTATGGAAAAGGTGTTACTGCTGATGCTGCAGCTTTCCTAGCTCACGCAGGTATAACGGTAGTTAGCGGTATGGCGAAGGGAATCGATAGTTATGCTCACACAGCTTGCCTTAAGGCGGGGGGATATACCATAGCTTTTCTGGCTAATGGTGTGGATTTCTGCTATCCTCCGGAACATCAAACGCTAATGGAAGAAATAATTAAAAGAGGAGCGATTGTTTCGCCTTATCCTCCGGGGATACGACCTAGGCAAGAATACTTTCCAGATAGGAATAAGCTCTTGGCCGCTTGGGTGGAAAAGCTTTTGGTTGTGGAGGCAGCAAAAAGGAGCGGAGCATTAATTACTGCTGAATACGCTAAAAAATATAAACGAAAGGTGTTTGCAGTTCCAAATAACATTCATAGTCCTGAAAGTGCTGGAACGAATCATTTGATTTTGAATGGAGCGGAAATTTATCTTAGCCCCGATCAATTAATAAACAGTAATATAATGGAGATAAACGACTCCTTGACTAAAGTGCCGATAGAGGTTAAGAAGCAAAAGCAAATTAAGAGTTTCCCTGAGAATCTTCAGGAGAAGATGATTCTCAATCGATTAGACCAGGCTCAGAGTATAAACAGTCTTACCGACGTGTGTAGCGGAAATCTTAGTAGCTTAATAGAACTTCTTTGCAAGATGGAGCTTGAGGGTAAGGTTGTTGTAATAGGGCAGATGGTGAAGAGAGTACAATAA
- a CDS encoding YifB family Mg chelatase-like AAA ATPase translates to MATVIRSFALSGVNAYSVTVETVTLHGQPSVNIVGMGDTAVKEAAHRLEASLTYGSFEFPKLKVVINLAPSGIKKSGSHFDLAMAISLLLEAGQVLLDREELSDSAFIGELSLNAELRSVSGVLPMVIAARESGMKRIFVPFENYREASLVKGLEIYAFKSLGDVIGFLQGKQEYCPPNFEEGEKFRDSHEDLDFADVRGQDVLIEYIVAAVAGGHNILMIGSPGCGKSMIAKRISTIMPELSEEEALEITRIYSITGHLRERRSLVTERPFRSPHHNASMNSLVGGGSPVVPGEISLAHNGILFLDEIAEFDKKSLDALRQPMEDKVVTVSRVKSTGVFPSNFMLVAAMNPCPCGYYGQPRCRCTDYEVLKYRQKISGPILDRIEVHKYVQPVNFLNLSAQVKGRSSNELKEQVQKARRIQQERFSGIPSVNSNAQMTEAMIKEFCRLDLESTQLLSLAFDKFQYSARTYNKFLKTARTFADLEESDVIRKKDVSAALMSRDLDKDRSGMLVV, encoded by the coding sequence ATGGCAACAGTTATCCGTTCCTTTGCCTTGTCGGGTGTTAATGCCTACTCGGTAACTGTCGAAACAGTAACCCTACATGGCCAACCCTCGGTGAATATCGTTGGAATGGGCGACACAGCAGTGAAGGAGGCAGCTCATCGTTTAGAGGCCTCTTTGACCTATGGTAGTTTCGAATTCCCAAAGCTCAAAGTAGTGATTAATTTAGCTCCTAGTGGAATTAAAAAGAGTGGTTCACACTTCGACCTAGCGATGGCGATTTCGTTATTACTTGAAGCAGGACAAGTTTTACTCGATAGGGAAGAACTTTCGGATTCTGCATTCATCGGAGAGCTTTCTCTGAATGCAGAATTGCGCTCCGTCAGTGGAGTGCTTCCCATGGTCATTGCAGCCAGAGAAAGTGGTATGAAGCGCATTTTTGTCCCTTTTGAAAATTATCGTGAGGCGAGCCTTGTTAAAGGGCTGGAGATCTATGCTTTTAAATCTCTTGGTGACGTCATCGGATTTTTGCAAGGAAAACAAGAGTACTGTCCTCCGAACTTTGAAGAAGGTGAGAAATTCCGTGATTCCCATGAAGACCTTGACTTTGCTGATGTTAGAGGACAGGATGTACTCATAGAATATATCGTCGCGGCAGTGGCCGGGGGGCATAATATCCTCATGATTGGTTCTCCGGGATGTGGGAAATCCATGATCGCGAAACGTATATCGACCATTATGCCGGAGCTCAGTGAGGAGGAAGCCCTTGAGATTACGAGAATTTATAGTATAACTGGTCATTTGCGTGAACGAAGGAGTTTAGTTACTGAACGCCCTTTCCGCTCGCCACATCATAATGCTTCGATGAATTCACTGGTTGGTGGTGGGAGCCCAGTTGTTCCTGGTGAAATTTCGTTGGCTCATAATGGAATCCTTTTTCTTGATGAGATTGCGGAATTTGATAAAAAGAGTCTGGATGCCCTTCGACAGCCAATGGAGGATAAAGTTGTTACGGTTTCAAGGGTGAAGAGCACCGGAGTTTTTCCTTCGAACTTTATGCTTGTTGCTGCGATGAATCCTTGTCCGTGTGGGTATTACGGGCAACCTCGCTGCCGCTGTACGGATTACGAGGTCCTTAAATACAGACAAAAGATATCCGGTCCCATATTGGATCGAATTGAAGTCCATAAATACGTTCAGCCTGTTAATTTCCTGAACCTATCAGCTCAGGTGAAAGGACGAAGTTCGAATGAACTTAAGGAACAGGTTCAAAAGGCAAGGCGTATCCAACAAGAACGGTTCAGTGGAATTCCTAGTGTTAATTCAAATGCCCAGATGACTGAAGCGATGATCAAAGAATTTTGTCGACTCGATTTAGAGAGTACTCAGCTGCTAAGTCTTGCCTTCGATAAGTTTCAATATAGTGCTAGAACCTACAACAAATTCCTTAAGACAGCAAGAACGTTTGCCGACCTTGAGGAATCGGACGTTATTCGTAAAAAAGATGTGAGTGCCGCCTTGATGAGTAGGGATTTAGATAAAGATCGAAGTGGGATGCTAGTGGTTTAA